The following coding sequences lie in one Amblyraja radiata isolate CabotCenter1 chromosome 20, sAmbRad1.1.pri, whole genome shotgun sequence genomic window:
- the LOC116984693 gene encoding cathepsin D-like, giving the protein MKLASSLVLLQLAAIAVCDGLLRIPLKKFRSIRRTFTDTGNSIDELLARDQNSKYNLGFPQSSEPTPETLKNYLDAQYYGEISIGTPPQMFTVIFDTGSSNLWVPSIHCSVLDIACMLHRKYDSAKSSTYVKNGTKFSIQYGSGSLSGYLSQDATSIGDIIVQNQSFGEATSQPGATFIAAKFDGILGMAYPCISVAGVVPVFDNIMKQKLVERNVFSFYLNRNPDTQPGGELLLGGTDPKFYTGDFFFVNVIRKAYWQIQMDEITVGNTLTLCKGGCSAIVDTGTSMITGPKVEIESLHKAIGAVLITQGEYKVDCNKVSTLPPVNFIIKKKSFTLTAEQYVLKEQQAGMTICLSGFMALDIPPPAGPLWILGDVFIGQYYTQFDRDNNRVGFAKAA; this is encoded by the exons ATGAAGCTCGCTTCCTCGCTGGTGTTGCTACAATTGGCTGCAATCGCCGTCTGCGATGGACTCTTACG AATCCCTTTGAAAAAATTCCGTTCAATTCGGCGGACCTTCACTGACACTGGGAATAGCATTGATGAACTTCTTGCAAGAGACCAAAACTCCAAATATAACCTTGGTTTCCCACAAAGCAGTGAGCCCACTCCGGAAACACTGAAGAACTATCTGGAT GCGCAGTACTATGGCGAGATCAGCATTGGCACTCCTCCACAGATGTTCACCGTGATATTTGACACTGGTTCCTCCAACCTCTGGGTTCCTTCCATTCATTGTTCCGTGTTAGATATTGCTTGCA TGTTGCATCGCAAGTATGATTCAGCGAAATCTAGCACGTACGTGAAGAATGGAACAAAGTTTTCTATCCAGTATGGTTCTGGCAGCCTCTCAGGATATCTCAGCCAGGATGCAACCAGT ATCGGTGATATCATAGTTCAGAATCAGTCGTTCGGGGAGGCCACCTCGCAGCCTGGCGCCACCTTCATCGCTGCCAAATTCGATGGCATTCTCGGCATGGCCTACCCATGTATCTCAGTCGCTGGTGTGGTCCCAGTATTCGACAATATCATGAAGCAGAAATTGGTAGAACGCAATGTGTTCTCTTTCTACTTgaacag GAATCCAGACACTCAGCCTGGAGGTGAGCTCTTGTTGGGTGGCACAGATCCAAAGTTTTACACTGGAGATTTCTTCTTCGTGAACGTAATCCGGAAGGCATACTGGCAGATCCAGATGGATGA AATTACTGTTGGTAATACATTGACTCTGTGTAAAGGAGGGTGTTCAGCTATTGTGGACACAGGAACTTCAATGATCACTGGTCCTAAAGTCGAAATTGAAAGTCTGCACAAGGCCATCGGAGCTGTACTAATTAcccagggagag TACAAGGTTGATTGTAACAAAGTCTCCACACTCCCTCCTGTCAACTTTATCATCAAAAAGAAGAGCTTCACTTTGACTGCAGAGCAGTATGTCCTTAAG GAACAACAGGCTGGAATGACCATCTGCCTGAGTGGATTCATGGCTCTTGACATCCCCCCTCCCGCCGGCCCCCTCTGGATTCTTGGGGACGTCTTTATCGGGCAGTATTACACCCAATTTGATCGAGACAACAACCGAGTTGGATTTGCAAAAGCTGCGTAA